In Roseicyclus marinus, the genomic window GCCAAAGCGGCATAGACCATGGGGAGTTCGTGGGCGTTGGTGCCGATCGCCTCGAGATCAAGGTTTTTCGCGATGAGGCAGTTGGAGGTGCCGGCGAAGGCATTGCCCAGACCCTCGTTCATCGCCTGCACGCACCAATCCTGCCAGAGGAAGGAATGGCGGCGGCGGGTGCCGAAATCGGCGATGCGCAGGCCGTCGATCCTTTGCAGGCGCTCGACCTTTTCCCAGAGCTTGGTCATGGCGCGGGCATAGAGCACCTGCAGCTCGAAGCGGCCCATATGCGCGAGGGTCGCGCGGGAGCGGAGCTCCATCAGGACGGCGAGGGCGGGAATTTCCCACAGCATGACCTCGGGCCATTTGCCTTCGAAGGTGAGCTCGTATTGATCGCCGACGCGTTCGAGGTGGTAGGGGGGGAGCTGGAGCGCCTCGAACCATTCCATGAAATCGGGGCGGAACATCTGGCGCTTGCCGTAGAAGGTGTTGCCGCGCAGCCAGGTGCTTTCGCCGCGCGTCAGGCGGAGGGTGCGGATATGGTCGAGCTGTTCGCGAAGTTCGCCTTCGTCGATCAGGTTGGCGAGCGGAATGCGCGTGGTGCGGTTGATGAGGGAAAAGGTGACGGTCGTGTCGGGTTTGTTGCGGAACACCGACTGGCACATCAGGAGCTTGTAGAAATCGGTGTCGATGAGGGAGCGGACGATCGGGTCGATCTTCCACTTGTGGTTGTAGACGCGGGTGGCGATGTCCACCATGTCGGCCTCCGGTCGCTTGGTCGCGGCAGGTTAGAGCAAGGGGGGCGGGGCTTGTCCAGCGCGCGGGGGCGGTGGTAGCGGTTGAGAGCTGACGGGTCGGGGAGGGACGCGCCATGGATTTCACCATTTCACCAAGGGTCGAGGAGTTCCGCGCGAGGATCGCGGAATTCGTCGAAGCGGAGATCCTGCCGGTCGAGGCGCGGGCCGAGGCCTGGGACGCGCATGGCAACATCGCCCATGACTGGCTGGAGCCGCTGCGCGCCAAGGCGAAGGCCGAGGGGTTGTGGTGCCTGCAGCTGCGCCCCGAGAGCGGTGGGCAGGGGCTGGGCCGGATGGGGATGGCGGTCTGCTACGAGGAGATGAACCGCTCGATCTTCGGGCCGGTGGTGTTCAATTCTGCGGCGCCCGACGATGGCAACATGATGGTGCTGGAACAGGCCGCGACCGAGGCGCAGAAGGCGCGGTGGCTCACACCGATCGTCGAGGGGCGGGTGCGGTCGGCATTCGCCATGACCGAGCCGCATCCGGGGGGCGGGTCGGACCCCGGCATGATGCTGACGCGGGCGGAAAAGCGGGGCGGGGATTACGTCATCCGGGGGCACAAGTGGTTCATCACCGGCGCGGCGGAGGCGGAGCATTTCATCTTGATGGCGCGCACGTCGGATGATCCCCGGCGGGGGCTGACGGCGTTCCTGCATCATCGGGACGATCCGGGTTGGCGGATAGAACGGCGCATTCCGATCATGGGACCGGAGGAGCATGGCGGGCATTGCGAGCTGGTCTACGAGGAGCTGGTGCTGCCCGAGGACCGCGTGCTGCTGGGCGAGGGTCTGGGGCTGAAGCTGACGCAGATGCGGCTGGGGCCTGCGCGGCTGACGCATTGCATGCGCTGGCTGGGGCTGGCGAAGCGCTGCGTCGAGATCGCGCGCGACTATGCCGAGACGCGGCAGGGGTTCGGCATCAGGCTGGCGGATCGGGAGAGCATCCAGATCAAGCTGGGCGATCTGGCCATGGGGATCGAGGTCGGGCGGCTTTTGGTGATGAAGGCGGCCTGGGAGCTGGATCGGGGCGGGTTCGCGAGGAAAGAGGTTTCGATGGCCAAGATCCATGTCGCGAACCTGCTGCACAAGGCGGCGGATGTGGCGATCCAGATCAACGGGGCGCGGGGCTATTCGCAAGATACCGTGCTGGAATGGATCTATCGCTACGCAAGGCAGGCGCGGCTGGTCGATGGCGCGGACGAGGTCCACCAGATGGTGCTGAACCGGCATCTGGGCGACGAGGGGCGCGGGTTCTGGTCATGGGATGTGACCGGGTCGTGAGCGGGGCCACGGGGATCGACGCAGGGCTCGACACGGGCGCGCTGGCCGATTGGCTGGGCAAGCGGCTGCCGGGTGCGGGATTGCCCGCGCTGCAGCGGATCGGCGGCGGGCAGTCGAACCCCACATTCTTTGTCGATTGGGGCGGGGCGCGGTTCGTGCTGCGCAAGAAGCCCGAGGGGCCGATCCTGCCCGGGGCCCATGCCATCGAGCGGGAATTTCGCGTGCTGCGCGCGCTGGAAGGGACGGAAGTGCCGGTGCCCCGCGCCCTGTGGCTGGAGGAGGATGCAAGCATCCTTGGCACGCCCTTCTACGTGATGGAGCGGCTGGAGGGGCGGGTGTTCGAGGATACGAATCTGCCCGGCGTGAACCCTGCGGACAGGCGGGCGATGTACCTGGACATGGCGCACACGCTGGCGCGGTTGCATGCGGTCCGGCCCGAGGCGGTGGGACTGGGTGATTACGGCAAGCCGGGGAATTATTTCGCCCGCCAGATCGCGCGGTGGAGCGGGCAATATGCCGCCTCCCCCGGGCCGAGGATCGCGGCGCTGGACCGGCTGGTCACATGGCTGCCCGAGAACATGCCCGAGGATGACGGGGCGGTTGCCATCGCGCATGGGGATTTCCGGGTCGGCAACCTGATGTGGCATCCGACAGAGCCGCGCGTGATCGCGGTTCTGGATTGGGAATTGTCGACGCTGGGCCATCCCTTGGCCGATCTGGGGTTTTGCGTGATCCCGTGGCACAGCGGACCCGATGAATATCGCGGTCTGTTGGGCACGGGGTGGCGCGCGGGCGGCATCCCCGAGCGCGACGCATTCGTGGCGGAATACCAGGCCCATGCGCCGGGGACCGGGCCGCTTTTGCCGTTTCACATCGCCTTTGCGCTGTTTCGCTTTGCCGTGATTTTCGTGGGCATCGCGGACAGGGCGCGGGCGGGATCGGCGGCGGGCGAGGATGCAGCCCGGCTTGGCCCCCTGGCCGAACGCTTTGCCATCCGGGCGCTGGAGGTGATCGAGCGCCCGGCGGGGAGCGCGGCTTAACCCTCGGCGCGTTTGGCGGTCAGGGCGAAGCGATCCGCGAAGCGCGCGCGCAATTCGGCCTTTTGCACCTTGCCCATCTTGTTGCGCGGCAGGCTGTCGAGAATTTCCAGCGCCTTGGGCTGTTTGAAGCGGGCAAGGCTCGCACGCAGCGCCGTGTCGATGGCGGCCAGATCGGGGATCGCATCCTTGGCCGGGACGAGAACGGCCAGAACCGCCTCCCCGAAATCGGGATGGGGGACGCCGATCACGGCGCTTTCCAGAACGCCGGGTTGATCATCGAGGATCAGCTCCACCTCCTTGGGGTAGACATTGTAGCCGCCGGTGATGATCAGGTCCTTTTGGCGGCCCACGATCGACAGGTAGCCGTCTTCATCGTAGCGGCCGAGATCGCCGGTGATGAAAAAGCCGTTCTCGCGCAATTCCTCGCGGGTTTTCTCGGGCATCTGCCAATAGCCCTTGAAGACATTGGGGCCGCGCACCTCGATCATGCCGATTTCGCCCTGGGGCAGGGGCGCGCCGGTGGCGGGGTCGGTCACGATGACCTCCACCCCCGGAAGGGGACGGCCCACGGTGCCGGGGCGGCGCGCGCCGTCATAGGGGTTGGAGGTGTTCATGTTGGTTTCGGTCATGCCGTAGCGTTCGAGGATCGCGTGCCCCGTGCGCGCGGCAAAGCCTGCGTGGGTTTCGGCCAGAAGCGGCGCGGAGCCCGACACGAAGAGGCGCATATGCGCCACCGCCTCGCGCGTGAGGCGGGGATCGTCGAGAAGGCGGGTGTAGAAGGTCGGCACCCCCATCAGCGTCGTCGCCTGCGGCAGGAGGCGGAACACCTCGTCCGCGTCGAAGCCGGGCAGGAAGATCATCGAGGCCCCGCTGGCAAGGCAGACATGGGTGGCCACGAAGAGCCCGTGGGTGTGGAAGATCGGCAGCGCATGGAGCAGCACGTCGCGGCCCGTGAACCGCCATTCGGCGGCCAGCGCGCTGGCGTTGGACAGGAGGTTGTCCTGCGTCAGCATCGCGCCCTTGGACCGGCCCGTGGTGCCGGAGGTGTAGAGGATCGCGGCCAGATCATCGGGCGCGCGGTCGGTGGGGACCAGATCAGCGGTCGCGGCGGCGGCGCGGTCGGTCAGGGTGCCCCGGCCATCGGCCCCGAGCGTCAGGAGCGCCGCGCCATGCCGGGCGGCGATGGGGGCAAGAGCGGCTTCGGCATTCGGATCGCAGACGAAGAGCGTGGGCCGGGCATCGGAGATGAAATAGTCGATCTCGGCCCCGGTGTAGGAGGTGTTGAGCGGCAAGAAGACCGCGCCCACGGCCACGGCCGCGCCATAGAGCGCGAGCGCCTCGGGCGTTTTGGGCACCTGGGCCGCGACGCGGTCGCCGGGGGCGACGCCCGTTTCCCGCAGGACATGGGCCAGCCGCGCGATGGTGGCGAGGAAATCGGGGCCGGTGATCGTGGACCCGTCGCCGGTCAGAAGGAATGCGCCCTCGCGCGTGGCAAGCGGTGCGAAAAGCGTGTCGAACAGCGGGTTTGGCATGGGGTGCCCTGCGCCTCCGGTTTCAGTCGCGTGTGCCACGGGCGCGATCCGCACCGGGCGTGACCAGCGCCTTGACCTCGCGCGTGGCGACGACGTGGTAGGCGGTGGCATAGGTTTCGTGATTGTCTTCGACCCGGGCGGGGTCGTAGCGGTAATTGACCATCGCGCCAAGGCTTTGGGATTGGCCGCGCGGCGAGAGGTCGGCATCGGCGTGGATGGCGTGAACCTCGGCCCCGTTGTCGAGGTGGAAGCGCGCGACGGGATCGCGGGGCTGGCCATCGCGGGCCTTGGCCTCGAGCAGGTAGCGGGCGGCAAGCGCGCGGACCTCTGCGGGACCCACGGGATGGGCGATGCCGGTGTCGTCGAGCCAGCGCACGAGGCCCGGAATGGGCGAGAGCGTGGCAAAGGTCGACAGCTGGGGGAGTTCGGCGCCCAGAACCTCGACCACCTGCTTGATCAGCGAATTGCCGAAGGAGATGCCGCGCAGGCCCGCCTGGCAATTGGAGATGGAATAGAAGATCGCGGTATCGGCCTCGGCTGGCGGGAGGGGTTCGCGGTCCTTGGACAGGATCGGCCCGATGGCGCCGGGGATGCCACGGGTGAGCGCCACCTGCACGAAGATCAGGGGATCATCGGGAAGGGCCGGGTGGAAAAAGGCGAAACAGCGCCGATCCTTGGGGGCGACGCGGCGGCGCAGGTCATCCCAGCTCTGGATTTCGTGGACGGCTTCATAGGCGATGAGGCGTTCCAGCAGGGCGGCGGGGCTGTCCCAGTCGATCCGGCGCAGGACGAGAAAGCCACGGTTGAACCAGCTGGCGAAGAGATGCCGGAAATCGAGGTCGACGCGGCCAAGGCCGGGTTCCTCCTCGGCGGCCTTCATCAGGGCGACACGCATCGCCACCAGATCGGCGGTGCCGCCCGGCGCCTGGTTGAGGCGGCGGAGCAATTCCTGTCGCGGGGGTTCGGCGGCCGTCAGGAGTGCCGTGAGATGGGCGGTGTCGCGGCTGCCCTCATAGGCGCGGGCGGCCTCGCCCAGGGCGACTGGGTCAACGTCCATCTCGTCGGCGAGAAAGCGGAAGAAGGCCAGCCGTTCCGCCGCATCCGCCGCGCGCCAGCGGGAGAGGGCGGCGGCGGCAAGCTTCATCCCCGACACTTCGCCCCGCCCCGACATCAGGGCGCGGCACAGGTCCGGCAGGGGGGCATCGCCCGAGGCGGCCCCCGTGGGCGCGCGACGCTCGAACAGCGTCGAGAGCAGATCGCCGAGCGCCCAGCTGCGTCCCATCAGATCGGCCCCATCACCAGATCGGGCAGCCAGGTCGCGATGCCGGGGAAGATGCACAGGATGACGATGGCCAGCACCATGCAGCCGACATAGGGCAGCGAGCCCACGAGGATCTTTTTCAGCGGGATATCGGGCGCGATGGAGTTGATCACGTAGAGGTTGAGACCCACGGGCGGCGAGATAAGGCCGATTTCCATGTTGATCGTCAGGATCACCGCGAACCAGTAGGGGTCGAAATCGGCGGCGAGGATGATCGGCATCAGGATCGGCGCGGCCATCAGGATCACGGCGACGGGCGGCAGGAAGAAGCCCGCGATCAGGAGGAACACGTTCACCACGCCCAGAAGAACCCAGCGGTTCACGTCGAGCGCCGAGATCCATTCCGCGATGGATTGGGTGATGTAGAGCGACGAGAGCATGTAGCTGAACACGCCCGCCGCCCCGATGATGAAGAGGATCATCACCGACTCCCGCGTGCTGTCGCGCAGGATGCCCCAAAGCTTGGCGGGCGACCAAAGCCGGTAGATGATCATCGCGATCAGAAGGCACAACAGCGCGCCCACCGCCGCCGTTTCGGAGGGCGTCGCGATGCCGCCATACATGGCGTAGAGCACGCCGACGATGATCACGATGAAGGGGATGACGCGGGGCAGGATCTCGAGCCGCTCACGCATGCTGTAGACGCGGGTCGCCAGCACCGAGGCATTGCCGTAGCGCCAGGTGTGGAACACGGACCAGGCCATGAAGAGGCCGACCAGCAAAAGCCCCGGCATGACGCCCGCGAGAAACAGCCGCCCGATCGAGGTTTCGGTCGCGATGCCATAGACGATCATCGTGACCGAGGGCGGAATGAGGATGCCGAGCGTGCCGCCCGCCGCGATGGAGCCTGCTGCCACTTCGTCGGAATAGCCGCGCTTGCGCATCTCGGGGATGCCCATCTTGCCGATGGCGGCGCAGGTTGCGGGGCTGGAGCCCGACATGGCCGAAAAGAGCGCGCAAGCCCCGAGGTTCGACATGACAAGACCGCCCGGAACGCGGGTGAGCCAGCGTTCAAGCGCCTCGTAAAGGTCGGCGCCTGCCCGTGTCGAGGCGATGGCCGCCCCCATGATGATGAACATCGGGATGGCGAGCAGGGCGAAGGAATTGAGCTTGCCGAAGAAGATCTCGGGCATGAGTTCGAGCGAGCGCATCCCGTCGAAGACGAGCAGGAACCCCCCCGCCACGATCAGGAGACCGGCGGCGACGGACACGCCCGAAAAGAGCACGAGGATGGTGACGGCCGCGACCAGCAGGCCAAGAGTGAGCGGATCCATCAGTTATCCTCCAGCCCGAAGGGTTTCTCGATCCCGAAGGCGAGCGCGTACATGTCTGCCCCCAGTTGCAGCAGGTAGAGGCCGAAGCCGACAGGCATGGCGAGATAGGGAATCCACAGACGGACGGCCCATACGGTTTCGGACCGCCAGCCGCGCGCCCAGGCGAAATGCCACATCTCGTAGGCGTAGAAGGCCATCACGCCGATGATCACGATGGAGGACCCCAGCACCAGGAAGGCCAGCGCCTTGCGCATCGGACCCTTGGTCCAGAGCGGCATCAGGTCGACGTTCACATGGCCGCGCATCAGCTGCACATAGGGCAGGCCGAGAAGCGTCGAGGCAAGCACGAGGTAGATCACCGCCTCGGTCTGCCAGATCGTCGACTGGCCGAGCACGAAGCGGATGAAGATCATCTGGCAGGTGATCAGGACCGCGCTGAGGATCATGGCGGCGGCGATCCAGCCGCAGAGCGTCGACAGGCCGGCCACGATGCGCAGGAACAGGTTGTTTCCGGTGCGCGCGGCCCCGGCTGAAGGAAGGGTCGCCATCGAGGACCTCCGGCGCGTGCTGGGTGGGATGTGCGGGCGGCGGTGACGCGGGCCCGCTGGACAAGGAATTGGGGCGGCGCCGATGCGCCGCCCCGATGCGATCACTCGACCGACAGGGCGAGATCGAGCAGTTCCTGGCCGTTCGGGACCGTTGCCACGAAGGACGGGTAGGAGCTTTCCTGCGCCAGGGCGAGCCAGGCGTTGAAATCATCCTCGGTCATTTCGGCGATCTGGACGCCGGCTTCGCGGAAGACCGCGACAGAGGCCGCATCCTCGGCCTTGGCCTGTTCGAGATACCAGGCTTCGGCATTGGCGGCGGCAGCGGTCAGGGCGGCCTGCTGTTCCTCGGTCAGGCCCTCGAAGGTCGAGAGGTTCATCAGCACGGGCTGATACATGAACCACAGCGCGTAATCGCCTGCGGGCGTGTAGCAGGCGACCTGTTCCTGAAGGCGGAAGGACGCGAAGGACGAGGACGAGGTGTTGACCGCCTGAAGAACGCCGGTCTGCATCGCGTTGTAGATTTCGGACGAGGCCATCGAGCTGATCGAGGCACCTGCGGCGGCCAGCATTTCCTCGAAGGCGCGGCCTGCGGCGCGGGTGGTCAGGCCGCTCACATGCTCGGGCCGGGTGATGCAGTCGCCGGTCGAAGCGAAGCCGCCCGCAAGGTAGCCGTGCACGAGGACCATCACGTCATCCTCGGCCATCAGCGCCTCGATCCGCTCCATGAAGGGGCTTTCGTTGAGGCGTGCGGCGTGGTCGTGGTTGCGCACGAGGCCGGGCATCAGGGTCAGGTTGTATTCGGGACGCTGGCCGCCGGAATAGGAGAGCGGGTAGACGATCATGTCGACCTGTCCGCGCGACAGCGGATTGTACTGTTCGCGGGCGCGGAAGAGCGATTCCGACGGGTAGATCGTGATTTCGAGGCCGACATTGGCGGCGGCGACTTCGTCGGCGATCATCTGCGCGACCTGGTGACGGACATCGCCGGTCGACCACTGGTGCGACAGGCGCAGTTCGGTCTGTGCATTGGCAGCGGCTGCTGCAAACATCATTGCGGCCGCGAGTGCGGCGCTTGCCTTGAGCTTCATGGAAAACCCCCCTTTGAACATGGCCGCGGCAACCTCCGTTTTGCCGAAACCTGCGACAGAGGTAGCATAGACGTGTGCGATGTCAAGGCTTTCGTATACGAAATGGGCATTGCTTGCATTCGACCTGTTGGATAAGGTCGGTGCCATGTCCGAACGCATCGCAGACACGCTACGCGAACAGCTGGAACAGGCGATCCTGACCGGGGAATTTCGCGACGGCGAACGGCTGGACGAAGCGCGGCTTTGCGACCGTTTCGCGGTGTCGCGCACCCCGATCCGCGAAGCGTTCCAGCGGCTGGCGGCATCGGGGCTGGTCGAGCTGATCCCGCATCGCGGCGCCTTTGTGCGGCATCCGGCCTTTGACGAGATGGTCGAGATGTTCGAGGTGATGGCCGAGCTGGAGGCGCTGTGCGGGCGGCTGGCGGCGCGGCGGTTGAGCGACCGGATGCTGGAGCGGATCGAACAGACGGTGACGGCCTGCGAGGCGTCGGTCGCCGCGGGCGATGCGGATGCCTATTACCGAGAGAACGAGCGGTTCCACCACCTGATCTACGAGGCCAGCGGCAACGGGTTCCTGGCCGCCGAGGCCGAGCGGCTGCACCGCCGCCTGCAACCCTTCCGGCGGATGCAGCTGCATTCGCGCGGGCGGCTGCGGCAATCGCTGGACGAGCACCGCCGCATCCTGGAGGCGCTGCGCACGGGCGACAGCCAGACGGCGGGCGAGACGCTGCGCGGCCATGTCGCCGTGCAGGGCGAGCGGTTCAACGACCTGATGGCCAGCTACCGCGATTCCGGGCTGCGCCGCGCCTGAGGGCGGGATTGCCCCCACTGCCCAATGCGCGCCATTTCCGAACCGGAAAGTCTTGGTCAAGCGCGGGGCAAGCATGAGTTCCGAAACCGGGACATGGCCCGAGACTGGATCTTCCGATGTCAGGTGTCGGAGGCGATTGTTCTGATCCGGTTCTTTTCGAAAACCTCGATGCGTTTCAGGTTGGTGACCTTGGCATTCCTGGATTTCGAATATTGCTTTTTATGCTTGCGATACAGGACATGAAGTCTTTGATCGGTCACGATATTGCAAGATGACCAGAGCACCCTGCTCCACAGCTCGAAATCCTCGATCCCGTCGAAATAGGGATCATAGCCACCGATGTCACCGATCGCTTTCTTCGTATAGGCGGAAGCAGGATGCATGAAGGGATTTTCGTAAAGGCACCGCAAGCGCGCCTCGGCCAGGTTCGCGGGAACGGTGAGGCGCTTGGGTTTGGGAAAACGAAGGGCGGACCCGAAGATGAAATCAAAGCCACGATCGAAGCCCTCCTTGCAATAATCAAGGCGCTTGGGCAGCATCAAATCGTCGATATCATGGCGGAGTATGAATTCGGAGCTTGCGGCGTCGATCCCCGAATTGATGGCCGCTGAAATGCCGGAACCGGTGTTTTCGACAAGCTTGACGGGGGCGGCTGCCTTGCGGATCTGGCGCTGCAGGAGATCACGCTCATCATCACTCGGGCTGTCCAGACACAGGACGATTTCGGCATTTTTTCCGCGCATCGCGAGCCGGCAACTCAAGAGCGATGAGAAGGCGTATTTTGCCCCGAACTTGAAGGGGATCACGATCGAGACATCCACCAAGCCATTCTCCTCAATAGGTCATCCGACGACCAGGACCCAGAAATAATAGTCTTTTTGAAACCCCTCATGCATCAAGTGAGCCTTGTCGAGGCTTATTGAAAAAATTGGACACAACATCATTTTTAAAAATACCCTCCGAAAATTATTTCCAATTCAGTCATAGAGACTTTTACGAGTCGAAATAATAGTATGAAATCAAAGAGACATTATTTGTCGTGCGGTCTAATTAGACGCGACTTGCATTGCAAGGTCAATTTCGAGAGATCAGGAACCAAGCGCACCCAGCGCCCGCAGGTGGGCGCGCCGTTTGGCGGCGGGGTCCGCGTGTGAAGTATGGCGTTTCGACCCGAAGCCGCGCCGATTGCGATACGGGCGGCGACCATGCCTGCCCGCATAGGGGCCGAGCGACCGTGCCGAGGCGCCACCTTTTGGATTTGCATGCTTATCTCGGGGTGATCTTGGTAGCGGAGGAGGGACTCGAACCCCCGACACGCGGATTATGATTCCGCTGCTCTAACCAACTGAGCTACTCCGCCAAACCGTGGCGGGAGGTATGACAGGAGCCTGCCTCCGTCAACCTCAAAAAGCGGGGGTCATGCGGATGTGAGGCGCGCGGCCGTCACCTCGACCTCGACGAGGAATTCGGGGCGGGTGAAGCCCGAGACGATGACCAGTGTCGAGGCCGGCAGCCGCGGCAAGCCCGCGCACCACGCATCGCGCGCCGCCATGTAGCCCGCCATATGCGCGCGGTCGGTGACGAAGGCGTTGATCCGCACGGTATCGGCGCGGGTGAACCCGGCTGCGGCAAGGATCGCCTCGCAGGCGGCAAAGCACAATTCGGCCTGCGCCCGGACATCGGCGGGGATCGTATCATCGGGCGCGATGCCGAGCTGCCCCGAGGTCAGGACCCATTCGGCCCCGGCAGGCACATGGGTGCCATGCGCATAGGCTGCGAAAGGGGGGCGGATGGAGCTGGGCAGAAGCGCGGAGGGCTGCGGGCGGTCTGTCATCACGATATCCGGGGCGCGAGGGGAAGCTGACCCGAGTCACCCAACGCGCCGACAGGCCGGCTGTCCAGTGTCCACGAGGGGTGCCCGTATCGCGGCTGCGCAAGACTTGGGCAGGATCGACCGGAATGGCGGAAAAACAGGCGCAATCACGCGGCGGTGCAGCAAGAGCCTGCGCTTCTCCTTCACCGGGCAAGGGCGGCTTCTACGGTGAGGACAGTCAAAAGCCACCTCACCGGGGAGATAACAGGGATGTTCCGCACTTCGACACTTGCGCTGATCGCGGGCCTTGCGGCCGCAGGGACGGCCAGCGCGCAAGACCTTACGCCGGTCACCTTCGGCACCAACTGGCTGGCGCAGGCCGAGCATGGCGGGTTCTACCAATCGGTCGCGGATGGCACCTATGCCGAATGCGGGCTGGACGTGACCATCGTGTCGGGCGGCCCGCAGGTGAACAACCGCGCGCTCTTGATGGCCGACCGGATCCAGTTCCACATGGGCGGCGACCTGCTGCAGGCGTTCAACGCGGTGGCAGAAGGCGTGCCGGTGGTGGCCGTCGCCGCCACGTTCCAGAAACACCCGCAAGTGATCCTGGCCCATCCCGGTGTCGCGGACAGCTGGGAAGAGCTGCGCGACCTCACGCTGCTGATCGGGGACAACGGGTTCACCTCGTATTACCAGTGGATGATCGCGGCCCATGGGTTCACCGTGGAGCAGCGCCAGCCCTACACGTTCAATCCCGCGCCCTTCCTTGCCGATACGCAGCTGGGGATGCAGGGCTTCTTGTCGTC contains:
- a CDS encoding GntR family transcriptional regulator — encoded protein: MSERIADTLREQLEQAILTGEFRDGERLDEARLCDRFAVSRTPIREAFQRLAASGLVELIPHRGAFVRHPAFDEMVEMFEVMAELEALCGRLAARRLSDRMLERIEQTVTACEASVAAGDADAYYRENERFHHLIYEASGNGFLAAEAERLHRRLQPFRRMQLHSRGRLRQSLDEHRRILEALRTGDSQTAGETLRGHVAVQGERFNDLMASYRDSGLRRA
- a CDS encoding glycosyltransferase family 2 protein; protein product: MDVSIVIPFKFGAKYAFSSLLSCRLAMRGKNAEIVLCLDSPSDDERDLLQRQIRKAAAPVKLVENTGSGISAAINSGIDAASSEFILRHDIDDLMLPKRLDYCKEGFDRGFDFIFGSALRFPKPKRLTVPANLAEARLRCLYENPFMHPASAYTKKAIGDIGGYDPYFDGIEDFELWSRVLWSSCNIVTDQRLHVLYRKHKKQYSKSRNAKVTNLKRIEVFEKNRIRTIASDT
- a CDS encoding RidA family protein, encoding MTDRPQPSALLPSSIRPPFAAYAHGTHVPAGAEWVLTSGQLGIAPDDTIPADVRAQAELCFAACEAILAAAGFTRADTVRINAFVTDRAHMAGYMAARDAWCAGLPRLPASTLVIVSGFTRPEFLVEVEVTAARLTSA
- a CDS encoding ABC transporter substrate-binding protein, which translates into the protein MFRTSTLALIAGLAAAGTASAQDLTPVTFGTNWLAQAEHGGFYQSVADGTYAECGLDVTIVSGGPQVNNRALLMADRIQFHMGGDLLQAFNAVAEGVPVVAVAATFQKHPQVILAHPGVADSWEELRDLTLLIGDNGFTSYYQWMIAAHGFTVEQRQPYTFNPAPFLADTQLGMQGFLSSEPYLVEREGGFTPNVFLIADAGYATYATTIETMASTIENSHEVVECFVEGSILGWYNYLYGDNAAANEMILAANPDMTQDKIDYAIGKMLEYGIVDSGDALTLGIGAMTDETIGGFYEAMVEAGVVEAGLDWQSAYTTQFVNQGLGLDLRPQ